The uncultured Desulfatiglans sp. DNA window CCGACCAAGGTTCGAAAGGACCGCTTCATCGCAGCCCCCCGCCTCTGATATGGCACGCCGCACCTTCGCCGCGTCCGTCATGATCTCCTTCAACGGGATCAGAAAGACCGGGTCGCGCTTTCGCCTTCTGCGCTTCAATTCGTACCCGAAAAAAAAGGTGCCCCCGACCGCGTCGAAATAAAGGGCATGTGCAAGGCAGGGCTGCTCCCGTCTCCCGCGCACCCTCCCCTCCCCGCCGAGCACGGCGATCATGATCGCCGTGGCACGTTGCTGGCCGTCCAGGATGTACCGCCTTGGACCCTTCCGCCCGGCGGCGCCGTTTTCAGGCAATATGAAGCCTCCGATCTTTCGATGGACGTGCAGGGAAAGGGCTGTCTCCCAGCACAACA harbors:
- a CDS encoding conserved hypothetical protein (Evidence 4 : Unknown function but conserved in other organisms) translates to MKQDRHIHTEEVGLPELIGMLSKNELLIPSFQREFVWEPQEIIQLWDSLYRFYPIGSLLCWETALSLHVHRKIGGFILPENGAAGRKGPRRYILDGQQRATAIMIAVLGGEGRVRGRREQPCLAHALYFDAVGGTFFFGYELKRRRRKRDPVFLIPLKEIMTDAAKVRRAISEAGGCDEAVLSNLGRLARVFGAYRIPVIWIRGFDIPAVRDIFMRINQEGQDLKPMDIMIAKTFQDYEYLVEDDLWTPSEAPPDAH